A window from Elusimicrobiota bacterium encodes these proteins:
- the sucC gene encoding Succinate--CoA ligase [ADP-forming] subunit beta, translating to MKFYEYQAKAIYDRFKIPKPQGEVAFDLKSVPKALKKLGKGPWAIKAQVLAGGRGKAGGVKIVKTPKEAGILAKTLFSKPLVTHQTGPQGEKVMALLIEKSLPKISRELYVSIVLDRKTASPLLMAAKEGGMDIETLAKERPEALHRFSIDPLEGLPQYRSRKIAKSLGLSGKLLNEGASLLSKLYAIFVATDANMVEVNPLAVTESGELMALDGKISTDDNALFRHEDQMTWKKLMPQPVAEKRALKAKISYIKLDGNVGCLVNGAGLAMATMDIIKLHGGEPANFLDVGGGANAEQVTEAFKIILSDKRVEGILVNIFGGIMRCDVIAEGIIAAVKKIKLKVPLVVRLEGNKSEEGKKMLADSKLPLQAATSLSEAAEMIVTAIKNRNKS from the coding sequence ATGAAATTTTACGAGTATCAAGCCAAAGCGATCTATGATCGTTTTAAAATCCCAAAACCTCAGGGAGAAGTGGCCTTTGATCTTAAATCCGTCCCCAAAGCGTTAAAAAAATTGGGGAAAGGTCCCTGGGCCATTAAAGCGCAGGTGCTGGCTGGAGGTCGAGGAAAGGCGGGCGGAGTCAAGATCGTCAAAACCCCCAAGGAAGCGGGAATCCTCGCCAAAACTCTTTTTTCAAAACCGCTGGTCACCCATCAAACCGGACCCCAAGGGGAAAAGGTCATGGCTCTCTTGATTGAAAAATCGCTTCCCAAAATATCGAGAGAACTTTATGTCAGCATTGTTCTGGACCGAAAAACGGCCTCCCCACTTCTCATGGCGGCCAAAGAAGGGGGAATGGATATCGAAACCTTGGCCAAAGAACGTCCCGAGGCACTCCACCGCTTTTCCATTGATCCGCTGGAAGGCTTACCTCAGTACCGTTCTCGAAAAATCGCAAAGAGTTTGGGATTAAGCGGAAAACTTCTTAATGAAGGAGCCTCCCTTTTATCCAAACTTTATGCGATTTTTGTCGCAACCGACGCCAACATGGTTGAGGTCAATCCGTTGGCTGTAACGGAGAGTGGAGAATTGATGGCGTTGGATGGAAAAATTTCAACCGATGACAACGCGCTTTTCCGCCACGAAGATCAAATGACCTGGAAAAAATTGATGCCACAACCAGTGGCCGAAAAAAGGGCGCTTAAAGCAAAAATCTCGTACATAAAATTGGACGGGAATGTGGGCTGCCTGGTCAATGGCGCAGGTCTCGCGATGGCCACCATGGACATCATCAAACTACACGGAGGGGAACCCGCCAACTTTCTGGATGTGGGGGGCGGAGCCAATGCCGAACAAGTCACTGAAGCGTTTAAAATTATCCTCTCTGACAAACGGGTTGAGGGAATTCTCGTGAATATTTTTGGCGGAATCATGCGATGCGACGTGATTGCCGAAGGCATCATTGCCGCGGTCAAGAAAATTAAACTCAAGGTTCCACTCGTCGTTCGCCTGGAAGGGAATAAATCAGAAGAAGGGAAAAAAATGCTGGCCGATTCCAAACTACCGCTTCAAGCCGCCACCAGTCTATCCGAAGCCGCGGAAATGATCGTTACAGCCATAAAAAACAGGAATAAGTCATGA
- the sucD gene encoding Succinate--CoA ligase [ADP-forming] subunit alpha, whose amino-acid sequence MSILLDTTSRVICQGITGAAGSFHTKLCKEYGTKMVGGVTPGKGGSQFEGIPIYDTVDEAVIDTQANVSMIFVPAPLCAEAILEAMEAGIQLIVAITEGIPVMDMVKVKHKMTAWNKGKKAEEKVRLIGPNCPGVITVDACKVGIMPGYIHKKGPIGIVSRSGTLTYEAVWQLTKLGIGQSTVVGIGGDPVNGTDFVDVLELFQKDSSTQAVVMLGEIGGRAEEEAAHFFKTQMNKPLFAFVAGITAPAGKRMGHAGAIVEGGSGKAEDKIAELKRNGVIVAESPATIGITVRDHFVPVNR is encoded by the coding sequence ATGAGTATCCTTCTTGACACCACATCCAGAGTTATTTGCCAAGGAATCACCGGGGCGGCGGGATCCTTCCACACCAAACTCTGCAAAGAATATGGAACCAAGATGGTGGGAGGCGTCACCCCGGGGAAAGGGGGATCCCAATTTGAAGGAATTCCCATTTATGACACAGTGGACGAAGCCGTAATAGACACCCAAGCCAATGTGTCTATGATATTTGTTCCTGCGCCCTTGTGCGCCGAGGCTATTTTAGAGGCCATGGAAGCCGGCATTCAATTGATTGTGGCCATCACGGAAGGAATTCCCGTCATGGACATGGTCAAAGTCAAACACAAAATGACGGCGTGGAACAAGGGGAAAAAAGCTGAAGAAAAAGTTCGGCTTATTGGTCCCAATTGCCCCGGCGTGATCACCGTGGATGCCTGCAAGGTGGGGATTATGCCGGGCTATATTCACAAAAAAGGCCCCATCGGCATTGTGTCACGTTCCGGGACGCTCACCTATGAAGCAGTTTGGCAACTCACCAAACTGGGCATCGGTCAATCAACGGTGGTTGGTATTGGCGGAGACCCGGTCAATGGAACAGATTTTGTGGACGTCCTGGAACTATTCCAGAAAGATTCCTCTACTCAAGCGGTGGTCATGCTTGGAGAAATTGGAGGCCGCGCTGAAGAAGAGGCCGCCCATTTTTTTAAAACTCAAATGAACAAACCCCTTTTTGCCTTTGTGGCGGGAATCACGGCTCCCGCTGGAAAAAGAATGGGACATGCCGGAGCCATTGTTGAAGGAGGGTCCGGAAAGGCGGAAGATAAAATTGCGGAACTCAAACGAAATGGCGTGATTGTGGCCGAATCCCCTGCCACCATCGGAATTACTGTGCGGGACCATTTTGTCCCAGTGAATCGGTAG
- the coaX gene encoding Type III pantothenate kinase, which yields MKTPPLLVIDVGNTATSFGLFALGNRELNPHPRFVWTIGTDQLKKRRGVSRFIRQQLNRNKISANLIKGGIVSSVVPSVNSYLMREVRLVIGKNPLFVSYRSPSKIKIGYKNPKEVGADRLVNSRAALALWKGPSIVIDFGTATTFDCVTAKGVYLGGVIAPGPVISAEALYERTAKLPHVILKKSAGILGRNTLESIRAGLYHGYRGLVKEIVLNLKRRMGPATHVFATGGQAHWILKGVGCVDRMVPHLTLLGLYHLWQDSQKTDAQLIT from the coding sequence TTGAAGACTCCACCTCTCCTGGTTATCGATGTTGGAAACACGGCCACCTCTTTTGGATTGTTTGCGTTGGGCAATCGGGAATTGAATCCTCACCCGCGTTTTGTTTGGACGATTGGAACCGATCAGTTAAAAAAACGGCGTGGCGTTTCTCGTTTTATCCGCCAACAATTAAATCGAAATAAAATTTCCGCAAATTTAATTAAAGGCGGGATCGTTTCGAGTGTGGTCCCGTCCGTGAATTCTTATTTGATGAGAGAAGTTCGCCTTGTGATTGGAAAAAATCCATTGTTTGTCAGTTATCGAAGTCCATCAAAAATTAAAATTGGATATAAAAATCCAAAAGAGGTTGGTGCTGATCGATTGGTCAATTCACGGGCGGCATTGGCTCTCTGGAAGGGGCCCTCCATTGTGATTGATTTTGGGACCGCCACGACCTTCGATTGCGTCACAGCCAAGGGTGTTTATTTGGGTGGGGTCATTGCGCCGGGTCCCGTGATTTCTGCGGAGGCTCTTTACGAGCGGACGGCCAAACTTCCTCACGTGATTCTGAAAAAATCAGCAGGCATTTTAGGTAGAAATACTCTTGAATCTATTCGAGCGGGTCTATATCATGGATACCGAGGTTTGGTAAAAGAAATCGTATTGAATTTGAAACGGAGGATGGGACCCGCAACGCATGTGTTCGCCACTGGCGGTCAAGCCCATTGGATATTAAAAGGTGTGGGTTGCGTCGATCGGATGGTGCCCCACTTGACCTTGCTGGGACTCTATCACCTTTGGCAGGATAGTCAGAAGACCGATGCCCAGCTGATCACTTGA
- the glyS gene encoding Glycine--tRNA ligase beta subunit yields MKEKKRFSALLEIGTEEIPARFITDALAQLEQLMKVELSDHRIPFEKIKVYGSPRRLAIAIEGVAPRTLDRTEEVLGPPPKAAKDQSGQWTTAALGFAKAQKVSVEALVIKNTPKGERYVALQHHKGQKTEILLKEIFPTVIKKLTFPKSMIWNDQNFPFVRPIRWLVALYNSQVIRFKLAGVTSDKSTLALLALGGSKINVPSPEKYKTVLQGRCILVDPEDRRTNILNQNDALAKKAKAQVVMTEEHLQEVVHLTEYPVGILGHFPEGYLKLPREVLISVLKKHQKFFPLESSKGQLVNSFIGVRNGPSEAQEAVREGYERVVNARFADAQFFYEKDSQVPLADMAPRLSGVGFHAKLGSMWDKTVRVRAFTCRLGEYFELDGTTLANADRAAFLSKADLLTHLVGEFPELQGVAGRFYAEKQENTEVAHAIEQHYWPLTTEGDLPISVEGALVAVADKMDTLAANFSVGLIPSGSADPYGLRRMSAGVIRILLQRKWQVSLDHLMDLALEGLNNAVPPKVKEDLSDFFKSRMMTLFTQQGFRTDEIEAVLTNRDQSMGRIASKLQAVKSVRGKPEFDSLTVAIKRAGNLLKQARSSGFLADETALALNVQELGDQEKKLCESVQKISDLVKDHLKNEEFNEALLCLSELKSPIDLFFKEVMVMVDDPKLRLDRLGVLLLVKNLFDSVADFSKLQASGVTVSN; encoded by the coding sequence ATGAAGGAAAAGAAACGGTTCAGCGCTCTTTTAGAAATCGGTACTGAAGAAATTCCAGCTCGGTTTATTACCGATGCTCTCGCGCAATTGGAACAGTTGATGAAGGTGGAGTTGTCAGATCATCGGATACCTTTTGAAAAAATAAAAGTTTATGGATCTCCTCGTCGTTTGGCGATTGCCATTGAAGGCGTGGCCCCACGAACCTTGGACCGGACCGAAGAGGTGCTGGGGCCCCCGCCCAAGGCCGCGAAAGATCAGAGTGGGCAATGGACCACCGCCGCGTTGGGCTTTGCCAAAGCACAGAAAGTATCCGTTGAGGCGTTGGTCATTAAGAATACGCCGAAAGGAGAGCGGTATGTGGCACTTCAACATCACAAAGGGCAAAAGACCGAAATTTTGCTCAAAGAAATTTTTCCAACGGTCATAAAAAAACTCACATTTCCAAAATCCATGATTTGGAACGATCAAAATTTCCCATTTGTTCGTCCCATTCGATGGTTGGTGGCCCTCTATAATTCTCAGGTGATTCGCTTTAAATTGGCGGGGGTGACGTCGGACAAGTCCACGCTGGCCTTGTTGGCGCTTGGGGGATCCAAAATTAATGTGCCCAGCCCCGAAAAATACAAAACCGTTCTTCAAGGGCGTTGTATTTTGGTGGATCCGGAAGATCGAAGGACGAACATCTTAAACCAGAATGACGCTTTGGCAAAAAAAGCCAAAGCCCAGGTGGTGATGACGGAGGAACATCTCCAGGAGGTGGTCCATTTAACGGAATATCCCGTCGGAATTTTGGGTCATTTTCCTGAAGGGTACCTGAAATTACCACGAGAAGTTTTAATCAGTGTCCTTAAAAAACATCAGAAGTTTTTTCCTCTGGAATCCTCAAAGGGACAGTTGGTGAACAGTTTCATCGGCGTTCGTAACGGTCCCTCAGAGGCGCAAGAGGCGGTGCGGGAAGGATATGAGCGCGTGGTGAACGCCCGCTTCGCGGACGCGCAGTTTTTTTATGAAAAAGATTCTCAAGTTCCTTTGGCGGATATGGCTCCCCGCCTATCCGGTGTTGGATTTCATGCGAAATTGGGATCCATGTGGGATAAAACTGTTCGAGTTCGCGCCTTCACGTGTCGATTGGGAGAATATTTTGAGCTGGACGGAACCACACTCGCCAATGCCGATCGAGCGGCCTTTCTTTCAAAAGCAGATCTGTTGACTCATTTGGTGGGCGAGTTTCCGGAATTGCAGGGAGTGGCCGGCCGATTCTATGCCGAAAAGCAGGAAAACACTGAGGTGGCTCATGCCATCGAACAACATTATTGGCCGCTTACAACGGAAGGGGATTTACCGATATCTGTGGAGGGAGCTCTCGTGGCGGTGGCGGACAAGATGGATACCTTGGCCGCCAATTTTTCAGTGGGTTTGATTCCCTCTGGTTCCGCGGATCCCTATGGTTTGCGGCGAATGTCAGCGGGCGTCATTCGCATCCTTTTGCAGCGGAAGTGGCAGGTGTCATTGGACCACTTGATGGATCTTGCTCTTGAAGGATTAAACAATGCGGTACCTCCCAAAGTGAAAGAAGATTTGTCGGATTTTTTCAAATCGAGAATGATGACCCTTTTTACTCAACAGGGTTTCCGTACTGACGAAATCGAGGCGGTTCTCACAAACCGCGATCAGAGTATGGGGCGCATAGCGTCCAAACTTCAGGCAGTCAAGTCTGTGCGCGGAAAACCGGAATTTGATTCCCTTACTGTCGCCATCAAACGAGCGGGGAACCTGCTCAAACAGGCGCGGTCCTCTGGATTTTTAGCTGATGAAACGGCCTTGGCGCTGAACGTTCAAGAGTTGGGAGATCAAGAGAAAAAACTTTGCGAGTCGGTCCAGAAGATCAGCGATCTGGTTAAGGACCATCTCAAAAATGAGGAATTTAATGAAGCGCTTTTGTGTTTGTCAGAATTAAAATCCCCCATCGATCTTTTCTTTAAAGAGGTCATGGTTATGGTCGATGATCCGAAACTTCGATTGGATCGGCTGGGAGTTCTTCTCTTGGTAAAAAATCTTTTTGATTCAGTGGCGGATTTTTCAAAGCTTCAAGCTTCAGGGGTGACCGTCTCAAATTGA
- the glyQ gene encoding Glycine--tRNA ligase alpha subunit: MYLQEIIFSLEKFWSKRGCLIFQPYDLEKGAGTFNPATFLRSLGPHPWAAAYVEPSRRPTDGRYGENPNRLQRYYQFQVVIKPAPDNIQKLYLDSLEAIGIKPRKHDIRFVEDDWESPTLGAWGLGWEVWLDSMEITQFTYFQQMGGLNLFPITVEITYGLERLAMFSQKKNSVFDVEWCKGVTYGDVHKEDERQFSTFNFSLSDPAMLRQHFSDYETLAVNLLNEKFPLPAYDATMKCSHLFNLLDARGAISVSERTGFITRIRNLAKRVAESMVAAPVREDTKVNS; encoded by the coding sequence ATGTATCTTCAGGAAATCATTTTTTCTCTCGAAAAATTTTGGTCGAAACGGGGTTGCTTGATATTTCAACCCTACGACTTGGAAAAAGGCGCGGGAACATTTAACCCGGCCACTTTTTTGCGTTCTTTGGGCCCCCATCCCTGGGCCGCCGCCTATGTGGAACCTTCTCGCCGCCCCACCGATGGCCGATACGGTGAAAACCCCAACCGGCTGCAACGCTACTATCAATTCCAAGTTGTTATCAAACCGGCTCCTGATAATATTCAAAAACTTTATTTGGATTCGCTTGAGGCCATTGGCATCAAACCAAGGAAACATGACATTCGATTTGTCGAGGATGATTGGGAATCTCCCACTCTGGGAGCTTGGGGATTGGGATGGGAAGTTTGGCTGGATTCCATGGAAATCACACAGTTCACCTATTTTCAGCAAATGGGGGGCTTAAATTTATTCCCCATCACCGTTGAAATTACCTATGGGTTGGAGCGGTTGGCCATGTTTTCCCAAAAAAAGAACAGCGTATTTGATGTGGAATGGTGCAAGGGAGTGACTTACGGTGATGTTCATAAGGAAGATGAACGTCAGTTCTCTACGTTCAATTTTTCCCTGAGTGACCCCGCCATGCTTCGTCAACATTTTTCAGATTATGAAACACTGGCGGTCAATCTGCTCAACGAAAAGTTTCCGCTGCCTGCCTATGATGCCACAATGAAATGTTCCCACCTGTTCAATCTTCTGGATGCCCGTGGCGCCATTTCGGTATCCGAACGAACGGGGTTTATCACGCGTATCCGAAATTTGGCCAAGCGCGTGGCCGAATCCATGGTGGCAGCGCCGGTCCGTGAGGACACAAAGGTGAATTCATGA
- the recO gene encoding DNA repair protein RecO, with protein MESLLSRGLVLRRVRHLDNDLRLTLFLRDVGKVLAISKGGQRMASKLKAVQQPFVEADFHLFLPPHGVHGRLASGRLISSHERLSSHLDAFQMACRCAETVEMLLPFRAPSPEVYDILRQSFQALQGSLNLELSPHRQWVLFVVRLLKVLGHGDMSDQASELLSRAPLDQCVTFVEGELSRVLPWRLKSDVEVV; from the coding sequence ATGGAATCTCTTCTAAGTCGGGGGCTTGTTCTTCGACGGGTGCGGCATTTGGATAACGATTTAAGGTTAACGCTTTTTCTGCGGGACGTGGGGAAGGTGTTGGCCATTTCCAAAGGTGGACAAAGGATGGCCTCGAAACTCAAAGCGGTGCAGCAGCCTTTTGTTGAGGCGGATTTTCATTTGTTTCTTCCCCCCCACGGGGTTCATGGTCGCCTGGCCAGTGGACGTTTGATCTCTTCCCATGAGCGATTGAGCTCTCATCTCGACGCTTTCCAAATGGCCTGTCGTTGCGCTGAAACAGTCGAGATGTTGTTGCCGTTTCGCGCGCCTTCTCCCGAGGTTTATGATATTCTCCGCCAGTCTTTTCAGGCTCTTCAAGGATCGCTCAATCTTGAACTTTCCCCCCACCGTCAATGGGTGTTGTTCGTGGTTCGATTGCTTAAAGTGTTGGGACATGGAGACATGTCAGACCAGGCCAGCGAATTGTTGTCGAGAGCGCCGTTGGACCAATGTGTGACGTTTGTTGAAGGGGAACTCAGCCGTGTATTGCCGTGGCGTTTAAAATCCGATGTTGAGGTTGTTTGA